The following are from one region of the Fusarium verticillioides 7600 chromosome 1, whole genome shotgun sequence genome:
- a CDS encoding succinate-semialdehyde dehydrogenase (NADP+), translating into MSSLASTLKDPSLLVDRRPFINGKWPTFTSSQTFPVYNPATNKVIGSAPECTVDDVNSAISAASEAFPLWRAQSGRQRAKIIRKIAELLTDHKVDIAKIITAENGKAKADAEGEVMFSAGFFEWFAEEAPRLYGDVVPHSQPNSRIQVIKQPVGVCGLITPWNFPLAMAARKVAAALAAGCTVVLKTDGVTPFSGNVLGVLAERAGLPKGVLNIVTALDNTPKLGLALCESDVVKKVSFTGSTRVGKILMKQSADTLKKLSLELGGNAPFIVFGDADLETAVSSAIIAKFKVTGQTCVCANRIYVQESIYEEFSKRLIEEVAKFKVGNGADPSVTHGPMTTSVDKVEEHVKDALNKKATLLLGGQRLHELGKNFFQPTVLGDVDDTMAVTFEETFGPLAALTKFKTEDEVIARANKSDVGLASYIMTNNLARSHRVQEKLEFGMVAINTGVISDWAAPFGGVKHSGMGREGSKYGVDDYMVLKTIVTGGINTVYNPRL; encoded by the exons ATGTCATCGCTCGCCTCAACCCTCAAGGATCCCTCTCTCCTCGTCGATAGGCGCCCTTTCATCAATGGCAAATGGCCCACTTTCACCTCCTCTCAAACATTTCCAGTTTACAACCCCGCGACAAACAAAGTCATCGGCTCAGCACCAGAATGCACCGTCGACGACGTCAACAGCGCCATTTCCGCGGCTTCAGAAGCCTTTCCCTTGTGGCGCGCTCAATCAGGTCGCCAGCGCGCAAAGATAATTCGCAAAATCGCAGAGCTACTCACAGATCACAAAGTTGATATcgcaaagatcatcactGCAGAGAATGGAAAGGCGAAAGCTGATGCTGAAGGGGAGGTGATGTTCTCAGCGGGGTTCTTCGAGTGGTTCGCGGAAGAGGCGCCGAGGCTGTATGGTGATGTTGTCCCGCATTCGCAGCCAAATTCGAGGATTCAGGTAATTAAGCAGCCTGTGGGTGTTTGTGGTTTGATCACGCCTTGGAATTTCCCTTTGGCGATGGCTGCGAGGAAAGTCGCTGCTGCACTTGCGGCTGGGTGTACGGTTGTCCTCAAGACGGATGGCGTGACACCTTTCTCGGGgaatgttcttggtgttcttgctGAGCGCGCTGGTTTGCCAAAGGGCGTTCTCAATATCGTCACTGCTCTGGACAACACTCCGAAACTCGGTCTTGCGCTGTGCGAGTCTGAcgtcgtcaagaaggtctCCTTCACGGGCTCAACCCGGGTGGGTAAGATCCTGATGAAGCAGTCAGCCGacactctcaagaagctaTCTCTAGAGCTTGGGGGTAACGCACCTTTCATCGTGTTTGGCGACGCTGATCTCGAGACCGCGGTATCCAGcgccatcattgccaagttcaaggtcacCGGTCAAACCTGCGTTTGCGCCAACAGGATATACGTCCAGGAAAGCATCTACGAGGAATTTTCCAAGCGCCTGATTGAGGAAGTCGCCAAGTTCAAAGTCGGTAACGGCGCTGACCCTTCAGTGACACATGGCCCGATGACGACGAGCGTGGACAAGGTCGAAGAGCATGTCAAAGACGCACTCAATAAGAAAGCGACTCTTCTTTTGGGCGGCCAGCGATTACACGAACTCGGAAAGAACTTCTTCCAGCCGACAGTCCtcggcgatgttgacgatACGATGGCGGTGACTTTTGAAGAGACGTTTGGGCCACTTGCGGCTttgaccaagttcaagacAGAAGACGAGGTGATCGCAAGGGCAAACAAGAGCGATGTCGGACTGGCTTCTTACATCATGACAAACAACCTTGCGAGATCGCACCGCGTGCAGGAGAAATTGGAGTTTGGTATGGTGGCCATCAACACTGGTGTCATCTCAGATTGGGCTGCTCC ATTCGGTGGTGTCAAACACTCTGGTATGGGACGTGAGGGCAGCAAatatggtgttgatgattaCATGGTTCTCAAGACAATTGTCACTGGTGGTATCAATACCGTGTACAACCCAAGGCTGTGA
- a CDS encoding monoamine oxidase: MLDLLIIGAGFSGLQAAITAQKAGLSIAILEARDRVGGKSWTIRLKNTNGKADLGAAWVNDELQPLVWSYIRQFGLTDQIVKQRLGHKAVMVSADGERIEFPFGITPDFTLEEKKNLEMVRDHIQAESLKPNGFRKEDDKISLDQYVRNLGGGPKTLEMVNLWVRVMHGLESTEESAAWFIEYCRTNHGLLAIRADDRTGGNYMRLKSGTQSIAKGIADLIGHEHIHLSSPVSSIEQTKSGVIVRTTTGKAIKAKKLIISMPSAMLKELAFSPPLPQRAQDVYNNTKLGHYNKAIVFYNKPWWRDGGFNGFFMDFRGPACVVRDTSFDDEGIFGFTCFVNGKPGEEWSQKSPETRRKIILDQLAHSFGSSEAHNPVEFVEQIWQNEEFSRGALAPVTRIGHLVKYRDVYGKPVGNIHFVGTEYATHWKGYLEGALTSGRAGAKEVIEALKDQSLQAKL, translated from the exons ATGCTAGATCTGCTTATAATAGGTGCCGGCTTCTCCGGTCTTCAAGCTGCAATCACAGCCCAAAAAGCCGGTCTCTCCATCGCAATCCTTGAAGCTCGCGACCGAGTCGGTGGTAAATCCTGGACCATTCGCCTCAAAAACACAAATGGAAAAGCAGATCTCGGCGCAGCTTGGGTAAACGATGAACTACAGCCGCTAGTATGGTCATATATCCGACAATTCGGACTTACAGATCAAATCGTAAAGCAAAGGCTTGGCCATAAAGCTGTGATGGTCAGTGCAGATGGGGAGAGGATTGAGTTTCCTTTTGGAATTACACCTGAT TTTAcgcttgaggagaagaagaatctcgAGATGGTGAGGGATCATATTCAAGCTGAATCTTTGAAGCCTAATGGTTTCCGAAAAGAGGATGATAAGATCAGTTTGGATCAATATGTTCGAAATCTCGGCGGCGGTCCCAAGACACTTGAGATGGTCAATCTTTGGGTTCGAGTTATGCACGGTCTAGAATCAACTGAAGAATCAGCAGCTTGGTTCATCGAATACTGCCGTACAAATCATGGCCTTCTAGCTATTCGAGCAGATGACCGTACAGGCGGCAATTACATGCGTCTCAAATCAGGCACCCAATCTATCGCCAAGGGTATCGCTGATCTCATCGGCCATGAGCATATCCATCTCTCCAGCCCCGTTTCCTCAATCGAGCAAACCAAATCCGGTGTTATTGTGAGAACAACGACTGGAAAGGctatcaaggccaagaagctcatcatctcgatgCCTTCAGCTATGCTCAAAGAACTCGCCTTCTCACCTCCTTTACCTCAGCGAGCACAAGATGTCTacaacaacaccaaactaGGTCATTACAACAAAGCTATCGTGTTTTACAACAAGCCTTGGTGGCGTGATGGCGGCTTCAATGGATTCTTCATGGACTTTCGCGGGCCAGCCTGTGTTGTACGGGATACCTCTTTCGACGATGAAGGGATCTTCGGGTTCACATGTTTCGTCAACGGAAAACCGGGTGAAGAATGGAGTCAGAAATCTCCTGAGACTCGTAGAAAGATTATTCTCGACCAACTTGCGCATTCTTTCGGTTCATCGGAAGCCCATAACCCGGTTGAGTTTGTGGAACAGATCTGGCAGAATGAGGAGTTTAGCCGTGGTGCTCTCGCACCTGTTACCAGGATCGGCCATCTTGTGAAATATAGGGATGTTTATGGAAAACCAGTGGGAAATATTCACTTTGTGGGAACGGAGTATGCGACACACTGGAAGGGATATCTTGAGGGTGCGTTGACGTCGGGGCGTGCTGGAGCGAAGGAGGTTATTGAGGCGCTGAAGGATCAATCTTTGCAGGCAAAGCTTTAA